Proteins found in one Oryza glaberrima chromosome 4, OglaRS2, whole genome shotgun sequence genomic segment:
- the LOC127770101 gene encoding uncharacterized protein LOC127770101, which yields MVIDQKLLCLVFVSGVLVLANLADVSSAAASSLSRQQDQVARVLGRRGRELIGEGLSGHQYRHEGKHKEQHEVVAMEATTKETAETKAGWVDDDEGAREGLIDSADYSGVAMHSPSPPKRKHPKKP from the exons ATGGTTATTGATCAGAAGCTACTCTGCTTAGTGTTTGTCTCAGGAGTACTCGTCCTAGCAAATCTTGCAGATGtctcttctgctgctgcttcttcacTGAGCAGGCAGCAAGATCAAGTGGCTCGAGTTCTTGGTCGCAGAGGCAGAGAACTGATAGGAGAAGGCTTGTCAGGACACCAATACCGGCATGAAGGCAAGCACAAGGAGCAACATGAG GTAGTGGCTAtggaggcgacgacgaaggAGACTGCAGAGACGAAGGCAGGTTGGGTGGATGATGATGAGGGCGCAAGAGAAGGGCTGATCGACAGCGCTGATTACAGCGGGGTGGCGATGCACTCTCCGTCTCCACCCAAACGCAAGCACCCAAAGAAACCATAG
- the LOC127770096 gene encoding glutamine synthetase, chloroplastic yields the protein MAQAVVPAMQCQVGAVRARPAAAAAAAGGRVWGVRRTGRGTSGFRVMAVSTETTGVVTRMEQLLNMDTTPFTDKIIAEYIWVGGTGIDLRSKSRTISKPVEDPSELPKWNYDGSSTGQAPGEDSEVILYPQAIFKDPFRGGNNILVMCDTYTPAGEPIPTNKRNRAAQVFSDPKVVSQVPWFGIEQEYTLLQRDVNWPLGWPVGGYPGPQGPYYCAVGSDKSFGRDISDAHYKACLYAGINISGTNGEVMPGQWEYQVGPSVGIEAGDHIWISRYILERITEQAGVVLTLDPKPIQGDWNGAGCHTNYSTKSMREDGGFEVIKKAILNLSLRHDLHISAYGEGNERRLTGLHETASIDNFSWGVANRGCSIRVGRDTEAKGKGYLEDRRPASNMDPYVVTALLAETTILWEPTLEAEVLAAKKLALKV from the exons ATGGCGCAGGCGGTGGTGCCGGCGATGCAGTGCCAGGTCGGGGCCGTGcgggcgaggccggcggcggctgcggcggcggcgggggggaggGTGTGGGGAGTCAGGAGGACCGGGCGCGGCACGTCGGGGTTCAGGGTGATGGCCGTGAGCACGGAGACCACCGGGGTGGTGACGCGGATGGAGCAGCTGCTCAACATGGACACCACCCCCTTCACCGACAAGATCATCGCCGAGTACATCTG GGTTGGAGGAACTGGAATTGACCTCAGAAGCAAATCAAGG ACAATATCAAAACCAGTGGAGGACCCCTCGGAGCTACCAAAATGGAACTACGATGGATCAAGCACAGGGCAAGCTCCAGGAGAAGATAGTGAAGTCATCTTata CCCACAGGCTATATTCAAGGACCCATTTCGAGGTGGCAACAACATATTG GTTATGTGTGATACCTACACACCAGCTGGGGAACCCATCCCTACTAACAAACGTAACAGGGCTGCACAAGTATTCAGTGATCCAAAGGTTGTCAGCCAAGTGCCATG GTTTGGAATAGAACAGGAGTACACTTTGCTCCAGAGAGACGTAAACTGGCCTCTTGGCTGGCCCGTTGGAGGCTACCCTGGGCCCCAG GGTCCATACTACTGCGCTGTAGGATCGGACAAATCGTTTGGCCGTGACATATCAGATGCTCACTACAAGGCATGTCTTTATGCTGGAATTAACATTAGTGGAACAAATGGAGAGGTCATGCCTGGTCAG TGGGAGTACCAGGTTGGACCTAGTGTCGGTATTGAAGCTGGAGACCACATATGGATTTCAAGATATATTCTTGAG AGAATAACGGAGCAGGCTGGTGTAGTGCTTACCCTTGACCCCAAACCAATTCAG GGAGACTGGAATGGAGCTGGGTGCCACACAAACTACAG CACCAAGAGTATGCGTGAAGATGGAGGATTTGAGGTGATCAAGAAGGCAATCCTAAACCTATCACTTCGCCATGACTTGCATATAAGTGCATATGGTGAAGGAAATGAAAGGAGGTTGACAGGTTTACACGAGACAGCTAGCATTGACAATTTCTCATGG GGTGTGGCAAACCGTGGATGCTCTATTCGGGTGGGGCGAGACACCGAGGCGAAGGGAAAAG GCTACTTGGAAGACCGTCGCCCGGCATCAAACATGGACCCGTACGTCGTGACAGCGCTATTGGCTGAAACCACAATTCTTTGGGAGCCAACCCTCGAAGCGGAGGTTCTTGCTGCTAAGAAGTTGGCCCTGAAGGTATGA
- the LOC127770100 gene encoding cysteine-rich receptor-like protein kinase 6 — protein MARCTLLVLLVAAAVAVVPLAAGQPWATCGDGTYEQGSAYENNLLNLALTLRDGASSQEILFSTGSNGAAPNTVYGLLLCRGDISRAACYDCGTSVWRDAGSACRRAKDVALVYNECYARLSDKDDFLADKVGPGQLTTLMSSTNISSGADVAAYDRAVTRLLAATAEYAAGDIARKLFATGQRVGADPGFPNLYATAQCAFDITLEACRGCLEGLVARWWDTFPANVDGARIAGPRCLLRSEVYPFYTGAPMVVLRE, from the coding sequence ATGGCGCGGTGCACTTTGCTCGTTCtcctcgtggcggcggcggtggcggtcgtcccgctcgccgccggccagccgtGGGCTACCTGCGGCGACGGCACGTACGAGCAGGGGAGCGCCTACGAGAACAACCTCCTGAACCTGGCCCTCACCCTCCGCGACGGCGCCTCCTCCCAGGAGATCCTCTTCTCCACGGGCTCCAACGGCGCCGCCCCGAACACCGTCtacggcctcctcctctgccgcggCGACATCTCCCGCGCCGCCTGCTACGACTGCGGCACCAGCGTGTGGAGGGACGCCGGGAGCGCGTGCCGCCGCGCCAAGGACGTCGCCCTCGTCTACAACGAGTGCTACGCCCGCCTCTCCGACAAGGACGACTTCCTCGCCGACAAGGTGGGGCCGGGGCAGCTGACGACCCTCATGAGCAGCACCAACATCAGCAgcggcgccgacgtcgccgcctacGACCGCGCGGTGACGCGGCTGCTGGCGGCCACCGCGGAGTACGCGGCGGGGGACATCGCGAGGAAGCTGTTCGCGACGGGGCAGCGGGTGGGCGCCGACCCGGGGTTCCCCAACCTGTACGCGACGGCGCAGTGCGCGTTCGACATCACGCTGGAGGCGTGCCGCGGCTGCCTCGAAGGCCTCGTCGCCAGGTGGTGGGACACGTTCCCGGCGAACGTCGACGGCGCCAGGATCGCCGGGCCGAGGTGCCTCCTCAGGTCGGAGGTGTACCCGTTCTACACCGGCGCCCCGATGGTGGTGCTGCGTGAGTAG
- the LOC127770095 gene encoding uncharacterized protein LOC127770095, with translation MKKRKRRGLGASAAFDRSVFPILLAAAARSTHRRTPHGSDSTVARLLRRALSRSRPSLHPLPTSLVAILPLLLTSSSASVAALSCEVLGAAALQSMEASETLASDAAIADCLARALRCGSQRVAEAACNAIMDLSASSAGREHLAGSAVLQSILYLFSQVEFISGVIDIRSTECSKSASKANKSFYLMVDTLVLMVNSCQVDSLHNLQQDVVRKVLPLLHKIWKNVDKLGSSTDCINSKNQLQRKEHEISEAIFRLSMNIACPAHLEPDEVRRSIFGQSVSDFENFLLNYWEKSTYLVTRKQKNLHVDSVFTSLLNEFDPKTPDTIIQSLVNGIVSCPAIASDELDISSFLREVQGSLGATVKYRQDIRVVRTNDQCDQTSIGYAMEEHFFDDGMTFQDADAFVEKCKDAFKNGFSVALRGMEFRSEKIAAIASAVADLFGQPSVGANIYFSPPRAQGLARHYDDHCVLVWQLLGCKKWMIWPDTKLLLPRLYEPFEPLDDLVDDCGGRMEILLEGDIMYVPRGFVHEAHTDVDVGGFEVNSTVDCSLHLTLAIEVEPPFEWEGFTHIALHCWTEKHWSSPFVKSQEEARTSLFALLLHVAIRLLSKNDATFRKACMVAAKLPPSSSCTTTHSKALRSNQRSFFDEIIKKIDKSCNFKEALMCIGLAVREKNDEPFQWMCWLRHLPQHGGTNDQVDFCNIFGALEELLEAVSCNLEQSLTEFTDFKSKFCRCVAYEDACESFEMLLQMYRTTRNQYTRGMLALHRKHEI, from the exons ATGAAGAAGCGGAAGAGGCGCGGCCttggcgcctccgccgcctttGACCGGAGCGTCTTCCCcatcctgctcgccgccgccgcacgatcCACTCACCGGCGGACTCCACACGGCTCCGACTCGACCGtcgcccgcctcctccgccgcgcgctctcGCGCTCCCGCCCGTCGCTTCACCCTCTCCCGACCTCCCTCGTCGCgatcctccccctcctcctcacctccag CTCTGCTTCTGTGGCCGCGTTGAGCTGCGAGGTGCTGGGTGCAGCGGCGCTCCAGTCCATGGAGGCTAGCGAGACGCTTGCGTCCGATGCCGCCATTGCCGATTGCTTGGCACGGGCGCTGCGGTGTGGGAGCCAGCGAGTGGCAGAGGCTGCCTGTAATGCTATAATGGATCTCTCTGCTTCTTCTGCTGGCAGGGAGCATCTTGCGGGCTCTGCTGTTCTGCAGAGCATATT ATATCTATTTTCTCAGGTGGAATTTATTTCTGGAGTCATTGATATCAGAAGCACTGAGTGCTCAAAAAGTGCTTCTAAAGCAAATAAATCCTTCTACTTGATGGTTGACACATTGGTACTCATGGTGAATTCCTGTCAAGTTGATAGCTTGCATAATCTGCAACAGGATGTAGTTAGAAAAGTTCTGCCTTTGTTGCATAAAATCTGGAAGAATGTTGATAAACTGGGATCGTCAACTGACTGCATCAACTCGAAGAATCAACTTCAAAGGAAAGAACATGAGATATCTGAAGCTATTTTTAGGCTTTCAATGAATATTGCCTGTCCAGCCCACCTGGAACCTGATGAAGTCAGACGAAGCATTTTTGGACAATCGGTATCTGACTTTGaaaattttctcctaaactactgGGAGAAGTCGACCTACTTGGTCACTAGGAAACAGAAGAATCTGCATGTGGATAGTGTATTCACTTCACTGCTTAATGAATTTGATCCGAAAACACCTGATACTATCATCCAGTCACTTGTAAATGGGATTGTTTCTTGCCCCGCTATTGCTTCAGATGAACTTGACATTAGTTCATTTCTCCGTGAGGTTCAAGGTTCCTTGGGTGCCACTGTGAAGTATAGGCAAGATATCAGAGTTGTAAGAACAAATGACCAATGTGATCAGACCTCAATAGGTTATGCGATGGAGGAACACTTCTTTGATGATGGGATGACCTTCCAGGATGCAGATGCATTCGTTGAAAAATGTAAGGATGCATTTAAAAATGGTTTCTCAGTTGCCTTGCGTGGTATGGAGTTCCGTTCTGAAAAGATTGCTGCTATAGCTTCTGCTGTAGCTGATTTATTCGGTCAACCTTCTGTGGGAGCTAATATATATTTCTCCCCTCCAAGAGCTCAGGGCCTGGCCCGGCATTATGATGATCACTGTGTACTTGTTTGGCAACTGCTTGGATGCAAGAAATGGATGATTTGGCCTGACACAAAGTTACTTTTGCCTAGACTATATGAACCTTTTGAACCTTTAGATGACTTGGTGGATGATTGTGGTGGGAGGATGGAAATTTTGCTTGAAGGAGACATAATGTATGTTCCTAGAGGCTTTGTTCACGAGGCTCACACTGATGTTGATGTTGGTGGATTTGAAGTGAACTCAACTGTTGATTGCTCACTCCATTTGACCCTTGCTATTGAGGTTGAGCCACCCTTCGA GTGGGAGGGATTTACACATATTGCCCTTCATTGTTGGACGGAGAAACACTGGAGCTCTCCATTTGTTAAGTCCCAAGAGGAGGCACGAACTTCGTTATTTGCTCTCCTGTTGCATGTGGCAATCAGGCTGCTTTCGAAAAATGATGCAACCTTCAGGAAGGCATGCATGGTTGCAGCAAAGCTTCCACCATCTAGTTCATGTACGACAACTCACTCGAAAGCTCTCAGAAGCAACCAAAGATCATTTTTTGATGAGATAATTAAGAAAATCGACAAGAGCTGCAACTTCAAGGAGGCATTGATGTGCATTGGGCTCGCAGTGAGAGAGAAAAACGATGAGCCCTTCCAATGGATGTGTTGGCTCCGGCATCTGCCGCAACACGGAGGCACAAATGACCAAGTCGATTTCTGCAACATTTTTGGAGCCCTTGAAGAGCTTCTTGAGGCAGTCAGCTGCAACCTTGAGCAATCCTTAACTGAATTTACAGACTTCAAGTCGAAATTTTGTAGGTGCGTAGCGTACGAAGACGCGTGTGAGAGCTTTGAAATGTTGCTTCAGATGTATAGAACGACTAGGAATCAGTACACGAGGGGAATGCTAGCATTGCACAGGAAGCATGAAATTTAA